One Acidimicrobiia bacterium genomic window, AGCCAAGATCGTTGAACAAGGAGGAACGTCGGGTCTCAGAGGAGCTGTCGGCACTCCGGAGCAAGTACGGGAATACTTACGCACATATGAAGCGGTCGGGGTCGATCAGCTGATTTTGGTGAGTCAGGCTGGGAAGAACAAGCACGAAGACATTATGGAGAGTCTCGAATTGTTTGGCCGAAAGGTCTTGCCTGAGTTCAAGGAGCGGGATGAGAAGCTTCAGGTGGAAAAGGCTAAGCGTTTGGGGCCGATGATCGAGAAAGTCATGTCACGAAAGCGTCCCGATGACCATCCTCCGCTCCCATCGGAGGACTACTCGTTCCCGGCTATTCCTCGGGCAATGCTGGAGCGTTCTGGGTCCGATGCCTTTTTCGAGTTTTTAGAAAGGATGGCCGAGAAGACAGCTACCGGAAGGATTCTAGACGCTTCCGATCTCGGCATTCCCTAATCGAGCCAACATCCGGGCGATGGCGTGAGCGTGCAGCACCCATAAAGCGGCTAGAGGAGATTTTTACGCAAGAACTCCAGAGTCCGCTGCCATGACAGTTGAGCAGCCTCAGGGTCGTAAGAGTCTTCATTGCTATCGTTGAAGAAAGCATGGCGGGTTCGGGGGTAGAAGTAAAACTCCACTCGCTTTCCTAGAGCGTCCAATTTCGACTTTAGTGCTAGCGCTGCATCCTCGGAGGCCCACTGGTCGAATTCGGCGAAGTGACCTAAAACAGGGCAGACGATCTGCGAGTAATCGGGTTCTCCCCGGTAGGGGATGCCGTAGTAGACGACGCACGCGTCTAGTGGCCGCAGGGTCGCTAAATACAAGGAAAGAGCTCCTCCCATGCAAAAGCCGATCGATCCAATCTTCGGGGGATCGACGGATTCATGACTCCGTAGATAGTCGTAAGCGGTTTCCATGTCCCGGGAAGCCGATTGAATCTGCAAAGCCATCATTAGCTTAGAAGCCTCGCTCGGCTCTGTGGTTGTCTTGCCACCGTATAGATCCGGGGCAAGAGTTACGAATCCTTCTCGAGCCAACCTTTGCGCGACATCTTTGATATGCGGAACGAGACCCCACCACTCCTGGATTAATACCACTCCTGGGCCCCTTCCATCCGGAAGCGCCAAATACCCGCTTCCGGTCCTACCGTCTATCTCATACGAGACGGTTTCGCTGAAGACTATTTCAGCCATGGTCGGCTCCTTCGGCCTCACAGTGACCCGACTTAGCCACA contains:
- a CDS encoding carboxymethylenebutenolidase; this translates as MAEIVFSETVSYEIDGRTGSGYLALPDGRGPGVVLIQEWWGLVPHIKDVAQRLAREGFVTLAPDLYGGKTTTEPSEASKLMMALQIQSASRDMETAYDYLRSHESVDPPKIGSIGFCMGGALSLYLATLRPLDACVVYYGIPYRGEPDYSQIVCPVLGHFAEFDQWASEDAALALKSKLDALGKRVEFYFYPRTRHAFFNDSNEDSYDPEAAQLSWQRTLEFLRKNLL